The genomic region CATTTACGTTTGCACCGTTTTTCTCAGTTGGTAAAACTCCCAACGGTGCATCAAGCCACGCAATAGTAACGCCGCTATTCTGGCACTTCAAATCGCCAGGGCGAAGTTCAAACACGCTGCTACCCATATGGTGGCACCGCAAGGTTGGAGAAGGCGAAGAGGCAAAAACAACTAGCGTAGTTTTTCCGCTTTACTGGGCATGGCAACGACAGACATACGGTGGAAACATCTTATTCCCGCTGGTGTGGCGCTTCAACAACCCCGATTACCGCACGTTTACCTTTGCACCATTTTACTCGAAAGGCAAATCATCCGATGGAAAGCGCTCATACTTGGCCGCAACGCCATTCTACTGGCGCTTTACCACCGAGCAAGGCGAGGGTCAGCTGCTGTTTCCGCTTTGGTATCAAAAAGATAAAGCCACAGCCTCTGGCGATAGTAGCACTAGCCGCGTAGCATTTCTTTACTGGAACTACCGCGATGCTGGACGAAACCACTACGGTGTTTTTCCACTACTATGGAGGTTTCAGAACCAAACTCGACAATCGTTCTCCATTTTTCCGCTGTATACTCACTCGCAAACAACAGATGGGCTTAAAAGCTACACTGCTGTAACACCTCTTTTCTGGCATTTTGCCAAGCCACAGCGCAGCAGCAGTATTCTTTTTCCTATATGGTGGAGCCGCAACAGTGGCCAAGGAGGCAACGCCAGCTATACCCGATTGCTTATTCCACTTTACTATGGAAAGAAGGATAGCCTACGGAACAATCACGTAGCGTTTCCGATAGTTTGGAGCTTCCGAAATCCAAATTACCGTTCGCTTACAGTTTTGCCGCTGTTCTCGAAGGGCAACGATACTAATGGCGATTATAAGCACTTGGTGGTTACGCCCCTTTTCTGGTATTTTCAGAAGCCAAACGGATTCACCACCACGCTATTTCCACTGGTGTGGCACAGCGAAAATGGAAACAAAACCACCAACACTATTTTCCCTGTTTACTGGTCATTGAACGACGGCTGGCGCAACCATCGCGTGGTGTTCCCGTTTGTATGGAACTTCACAACTCCAGAGTATCGCTCACTCACCATGGCTCCGATTTTCTCCGTAGGAAAAAACAACGACACCCAAAGTAGCTACTATGCCATCAGTCCGCTTTATTGGCACTTCAAAAATCTCAAGGGGCACAATACCACACTATTTCCCGTTTGGTGGAGTGGCAGCAGTGGCGACAGCCTGCACACGAAAAAATACGACGTGCTGTTCCCCTTGGTTTGGTCGTTCCGGAAACCCAACCACACTACCAACATAGTTTTCCCGTTAATTTGGAGTTTCAATAATCCAAGAAATAGATCGTTTACCTTGGCACCACTTTACTCGCAGGGGACACGCCGAAATGGCAACCGCCACCTTATGGTTACACCTCTATTCTGGAACATCAACACCAAGGCTACACACCGCCAAATGCTATTTCCTCTCTACTCCTCCTACAGCGATACCGCCAAAACAAAAAGATTCGATATTCTTTTGGTTGCAATCAGGCACCAAAGCACACCAACATCTAGTGATTTAAGCATTTTATGGCCAATTATTGAGCACGACAAAGCACCAAACTACCGCTACTTCCGAATTGCACCCATTGTTTGGAGCAAGAAGAGCGCAGCCTCCAGCTACTTTACCATTCAGCCTTTTTACTACCACAGTATCGATACCACCCGCGAAACTTACCGCATTCTATGGGAACTCTACACCTTTAAAAACCAAATGGGCGTGAAAAAATCGAATGGTGTGCTATGGAAAGTGGTTACATGGGACCGCTACCCCAACGGCGACCGCAGCTTCCGGTTTATGCACCTGCTCTACTCCAACGTGAAGCTACAGGGCAAGGAGGAGAAGAGCCTATTCCCGCTCTACTACTTTACCAAGGAAGACAACGGCAACCGCTCGCGTTCAGTGGCGTTCTACTTCTACAACTCGTTTAAGCGATTAATTCCAAGCACCAACGATTACTACCAAGAAGAGCGCATATTTTGGTTTATCCGCCTACGCTCCAACTACCAAATGCTGAAGGATAAGGGCGTGTTGAATAATAGGAGGCTATAGTTTAATCTCTTTAAGCAATTCGCTGCCCCTCGGGGCAGCGCACTTCATTACTGAATTCGTTGATTCTTTGATACTCTACCCGCTTGCGATAGGTGCTTCATTAAACTATAACTTTAGCAATAGATAGTTGTGGTGTTTCACTTACTGCCCAAATTCCATACCTTAGCCTTTCAAAAAACAAACCTATAATGATATTAGAAATTGCTATAGCCGTGCTGGTTGCTGCCGTTCTTGCGGTGCAGTTGCTTATACTTAGCCGGCAGAAGAGTCCCACAGATACTGCACAGCTGGATGCCATACTCTATGAGCAAACCCGCTTTGAACAAATATTGCGCGAAGAGTTTGCCCGCAGCCGAGAGGAACAGCAGCGCACCTCTCGTGAGACGCGTGAGGAACAGAGCCTTGCCCTGCGTAACTTCGAGAAAAAAACAGAGGAGAGTTTCACCGCCTTCCGCGAGCAGCTGCGCCTAATGGGTAACGATACCCGTGAAGGACTCACCACCAGCCTTAAGTCGTTTGAGGAGCGCTTTGCCCAGAGCGTGAAAGAGTTTAACGAGCTGCAACGCCAAAAGTTTAATGAGCTGGTTGGGAAGCAAACCGAGCTAAACACCACGACAGAACTTCGTCTGGAGAAAGTGCGCGAAACAGTGGAAGTTCGCCTCAAGGTAATGCAGGACGAGAACGCCAAAAAACTGGAGGAGATGCGCGCCACCGTAGACGAGAAGCTGCAAACCACGCTCGAAAAGCGATTGGGTGAATCGTTTAAGCAGGTGAGCGATAGGTTGGAACAAGTGCACAAAGGCCTTGGCGAAATGCAGACACTTGCCACCGGTGTAGGCGATCTTAAGCGGGTGCTCTCAAACGTAAAGACGCGCGGCATTCTTGGCGAAATTCAGCTGGGCAACATTCTGGAACAGATAATGGCTCCCGAGCAGTTCGACCGAAACGTAGCCACCAAAAATGGCAGCCGCGATGTGGTGGAATTTGCCGTAAAACTACCTGGAAAGGACGTTGGAGGCAAGGAGGTATACATGCCAATCGACTCCAAGTTTCCGCTCGATGTGTACAACCAGCTACAAAACGCCTACGATAGCGGATCGGCCGAGGCCGTTGCCACAGCCATAAAGGAGCTGGAGCGCTCCATCAAGAATAACGCAAAAGATATTCGCGACAAATACCTCGATCCGCCTTACACCACCGACTTTGCCGTGATGTTCCTTCCCATCGAAGGGCTATACGCCGAGGTTATCCGCAACACTTCGCTAATGGAGGTGCTGCAACGTGAATACCGCGTGGTAATTACCGGCCCCACAACCTTAGCGGCTATCCTCAACAGCTTGCAGATGGGGTTCAGAACTCTTGCCATTGAAAAGCGCAGCAGCGAGGTGTGGCAAATTCTAGGTGCAGTTAAAACTGAATTCTCTCGCTTTGGCGATGTGCTTAAAAAGGCGCAGGAGAAAATAACTAAGGCAAACGAAGATATCGACCAGCTGGTGGGCACCCGAACTCGCGCCATAGAACGCAAGCTTAGAAATGTACAGGAACTACCAATAACACAAGCCAGCGCAATACTACCCGGCGTAGTTGACGAAGATGAAATAGAGGGATAGACATTTAAAATAGCATCCAATCAGCAAGAGGTCATTCCCACAAAGGTTGACCTCTTTCTATTTCTGATAGTATGTAGCAATTCTTCTCCGAATCTTGACAAACCGAAACAGTCCATAACCCAATACCAGCGGGCTTAATGTCAGTAGAACGATTCCTAGAGATGTAATATCCTCAAAAATTGACATTTTGAGTATAACAACACCGGAGCTTAAAAACACAACTGCCGAACGGAAATATGCCAAGAATGTGCGCTCGTTGGCCAAGTTAGTTCTATCAAGAGCAAGTTTATCGTTTAGAGTTAAGATGGGTTTTTCTGTTTCCATTATTTCAAGTTGTTATCCAAAAGCAAAGTAAGCACAATAATTATTTTGAGATATCAATAATTTAATAAACTCAATTTCTTTCTACCTTTGCTTCATGGAAAAGAAAATCACCAGCCTTCAGAATCCCGAAGTAAAGCGGGTGGTTGCACTTACCGAAAAAACTCGTGACCGTAAGGAGCAAAATTGCTTTGTGATAGAAGGCACGCGCGAAATAAGCTTGGCACAGCAAAGCAGATACGTTTTTGAAAAGATATTTGTTTGCCCTGAAATATATAAACCTGAAACAGATTACCCTGTAAACCTTAATGGCTGTGAGCAAATTGAGGTTACTGTGGATGTGTTCAACAAAATGGCATACCGCGCTAATGATGGCGGCTTGATTGCCGTTGTTGAACAAAAGATGCTTAGCATAACCGAACTATCGCTCAAGGATAACCCACTGATTCTTGTGTTGGAATCGCTAGAAAAACCCGGAAACCTAGGTGCTATTCTTCGAACTTGCGATGCAGCCCAAGTAGACGCTGTGCTAATTTGTGACGCAAAGACCGATATCTACAACCCAAATGCCATCCGCTCGGGTGTTGGTTGCTTGTTTACCAACCAAATAGCGGTATGCACATCGGATGAGGCCATAGCATGGCTAACACAAAATAGTTTTTCCATATTCACCACCGACCTTGCTGCTACACACTACTACCACCAAGTTGACTACACCACTGCCTCGGCCATTGTAATGGGCTCGGAGGCTTGGGGTGTTTCCGAAAAGTGGAAAACAGCAGCTACTGCCAAAATTAAAATTCCAATGGGTGGGAAAATCGACTCCATGAACGTTTCCAACTCTGCCGCCATTCTTATTTATGAGGCTATGAGGCAACGCGATTTCAGATAGCGTATTTTATTAAATAGAAAAGCCGCCCACGAATGAGCGGCTTTTTTATACTATCTTACTACATATTATGCCTTAGCATGCTTCACAGACCACCACATGGTTAAAAGACCACCAACAATAAATGGAATACTAAGCAGCTGGCCCATATTCAAATACATGGTTGATTCAAAGTCTACCTGCACGTTTTTAACAAATTCAACAAGAAAACGTGATGTAAACAAGAGGGTAACCATTAATCCAATAAAGTAGCCGGGAACATTGATTTTGCGTCCTGTGTTATACATCCACCAGAGCAACCCAAAAATGGCAAGGTAGCAAATGGCTTCATAAAGTTGGGTGGGGTGCATTGGAACCGTTCCGCCATCTCGAACAAAAATAAAGCCCCAAGGCATTTCGGTTACGCCACCGTAAATTTCTGAATTCATGAGGTTTCCAAGACGAATAAAGGCTCCGCTGAGCGGAACCACAATGGCAATGCGATCGAGCACCCATAAGTATGAGCGCTTGTGCTTCCGCGAAAACATGTAAAGTGCAATAAGAATACCAATGGATGCACCATGACTGGCCAATCCGCCATGCCATACTTTTAATATCTCCAAGGGATGGGAGAAATAGTAAGCTGGTTCATAAAAAAGGATATGCCCCAGTCGTGCCCCCACAACCACGCCAATGATCATGTAAAAAGTAAGAGAGTCTAGCACCTCTAGCGATATTTTTTCCTGTTTAAAAATTCGCAGGAAGATGAGATATGCTGCATAAAATGCAAATGCGAATAAAAGTCCATAATAGCGAATAGCCAAGGGACCTATTTCAAAAATTACGGGATTTACATCCCAGTTGATGAATCCAAGCATTGGTAGTCTTTTTTGTTAAACAACTCTCTTTAAGGTAAAACCAAAGGTTGTACCCTCGTTTACCGAACTTCTTACATTTATGCTCTGCTCGTGTGCCTCAATAATATGCTTTACTATTGCCAATCCCAAGCCTGTGCCTCCTTGGTCGCGCGAACGACTTTTGTCCACCCGGTAAAACCGTTCGAAAACACGGGGAATTTCCTTGGTTGGTATTCCCATTCCATTGTCGCTAACCTCAACCAAAACACGATCCATTAAATCGATGAAAGTGATGGTGGTTTTCCCGCTCTCCTTTCCATAATTTATGGAATTCACCACCAAGTTAGTAATTACTTGGTAGATTTTTTGCTTATCCGCTTTAACCCAAATGGGTTTGTCGTAACTCGTGTCAAATCGTAACTTGATCTTTTTGTCCCGTGCTCGTATCTCTTGCGCCTCAAATACCTCTTCAACCAAAAATACTAGATTAAACCGTTCCTTGGCAAGCTTAAGCACCCCAGCCTCTAACATCGAAATTTCTTCTAAATCTTCAACAATGGAGATAAGGCGGTTTATGCTCTTCTCGGTTCGCTCAAGATACTTTCGGTTAATCTTTGGATCTTCGAGTGCACCATCGAGCAGCGTAAGCACGTACCCTTGAATGTTAAAGATAGGGGTTTTGAGCTCATGCGATACGTTTCCTAGAAATTCCTTTCGGTATTTCTCCAAATCTTTCAGATGCGAAATCTCTAACGTCTTTCCCTTAACCCAAGTATCTACTTCACGACTCACCACCTCTACAATATTTCCGTATTCGATATTTTCCTTAATCTTTTCGTCCGAAACATTTAAGCTGTGAATGGTACGATAAATCGGTTTGATCTTTTCGAAAATAAAGCGACTAAGGAAGAAGAGACAAAAGATATAGGTAAGAAGAAACAATGCTAGGCAGGAAAGGATTACCGTCAGATAAAAGTTTTTCCTGTCGAAATCAAACGTAACGACCAATATCAAGCCGGTTACAATTGACGTAAACAGAGCAATAAGGGTTGCTATTTCCTTCGGAGTAGTACTTTTCATCTTTATTTGATAGCTTAATCGGTTGTAGAAATGGCGTTGTATTAACACTTCATTTCACATAACCTTACTTTCCCATGTATTGTTTCATTAGCTTGGTAATGTATTTCCCCACAATATCAAACTCGAGGTTAACCACACTACCCACCACAAACTGATGAAAATTGGTATGCTCATAAGTGTAGGGAATAATTGCCACTTGGAAACTTTTATCCTGCGAGTTAACAACAGTAAGGCTTACACCATTTACTGTAATGGAACCCTTCTCCACCGTAATATTTCCCTCGAGTGTTGGGTCATACTCAAAAGTGTAATACCAGCTGCCATTCACCTCTTCAACCAAGGCACACACCGCAGTTTGATCTACATGGCCTTGCACTAAGTGACCATCCAGAAGACTATCGATTTTCATACTTCGCTCAAGGTTCACCTTGTCTCCAATAGAAAGCAACCCAAGATTAGTCTTCAGCAGGGTCTCCTTAATGGCGGTTACGGTATATTGAGTTTTTTCCTTTTTCACCACAGTAAGGCACACCCCATTGTGCGCAATACTTTGATCAATTTTAAGGTTGTTGGTAAACGAGCACTCCATCGTTATATGGAGGTTATCCTTGTCGTGCTCCAGCTTTATAACCGGGGCGGCTTCTTCTACAATTCCTGAGAACATAGTTATTTGTTTTATTTTGGCCATAAAGTTAGCACATTTTAGTTTCTCAAACTTTAAGTTACTCGTAACTGTGCTGTTTACTCCAAACTTTTTAACTTTGTCTTTTTACAAAAGCAGATTACCTTGAGAAAGTTCCCACTTATAGTTTTGGCATCATGTGCCATTCTTTTTTCGATGCCACGCTGCGCAAGTATTGGCACCATTAGCGGAGGTGATAAGGACTCCATTCCTCCCGTGCTAATCTCAAGCACACCCCAAATGTACCAAACTGGCTTTACCGATAAAGAGATAAAGTTAACCTTCGACGAATATGTTGTACTGAAAGATCCAGCAAAACAGTTCTTTATCTCACCACCGCTTAAGACAAAGGCTTTCCCTATGCCAAAGGGTAAATCGGTTGTAATTAAACTGGAGGATCAACTTGATGCAAAAACAACATACACCGTTGGATTTGGAAATTCCGTAGTTGACAACAATGAGGGTAACCCCATACAAAACCTTCAGTTGGTGTTTTCAACGGGAAGCAAACTCGATACACTTGCCGTGGATGGTTTCTTATTCGATGCCCATACCCTTAAAGTCCCCGAGGGCGTTAAGGTATTCATCTACAAGGATAAAATTGATTCATTACCTTATATTGCTAATCCGAACTACTATACCTATGCCGACAAAAACGGCTATTTCCGTGTGCCTAATGTTCCGGCTGGAGAATATAAATTGGTGGCTGTTAGCGATAAGAACGACAATCTCCGCTACGACCAGAATGCCGAGCAGGTAGGTTACATAAGCACACCGATTTCGGCTAGGGCTAAGCAACCCGTCGATTCTGTTACCAAATCGACATCCGATGGGAAGTTGCCCATACTTCGCATGTTCACGGAAGACCCAATCAACCTAACGCTACTGGATGCAACGCGCCCAAAGTCCGATTTAGTGAAACTCGTCTTTAGCAAAAAAAATCCGGAACTGCCCAAATTGGTATTTTCGACAATGGAAAAAGATCCCTTTGTTATTGAACACTCCAGAAATAACGACACCGTTCTGTTCTGGATTACAAACGCGAACTTAATTAAGAGCGATACGCTCAAGGCCCTACTAACCTATCTTTATACTGGGGAAAAACGGGTACTGGAATATAAAACAAAAGGACTTGAACTTGCCTTCGAAAGCCATAAAGAACAAAAGGATAAGAACAAGGAACCTAAACGGCTACCAGGGTTTAACCCCACCTTCATTGGCGTTGAGTTGGGGGTCGTTCCTACGATAGGGGTCGATCTTACTTTTCCAAATCCACCTACAACTACCGATCCTTCCAGAATCACTCTCTCGGCAAAAACTGAAAAAGATTCTTTAGCGCAAGCGTTTACCATCGAAAACACTACACTCCCAAGATCATTGAGGTTAAATGTTGATTGGAAAGAAAACACCAAATACTTTTATACGATTCTGCCTGGAGCCTTCGTTTCGGCATCGGGAATAGAGAACGATACCATTATTGGAACTATAAATGTTGCCCTAAAAGAGAACTTTGGAACGATAATTCTAAAAGCCACGGGAATAGAATCGCCAGTGATTCTACAATTTATTTCTGATAAAGGAATCTTGTTTAGTGAGTTGTCACTAAAAAGCGACGCAAATGTAATCCTCGATTACATTCCGGAAGGAAGCTATAAACTCAAGATTCTATTCGACGAAAACGATAACCAGCATTGGGACGGTGGGGATTTAATAAAGGGCATTCAGCCTGAAATGGTGAAATACTATCGATCGACAGACGAAAAAGAGATTTTTGTCGTAAAAAAGAACTGGGAAAACGAAATCCCGCTCGATTTAAAGAAAATTCTTAATAACTAATCACAGAACAATGTCAGTAATGGTGAGTTTTGCCATATTCCCAACCGATAAAGGAATAAGCGTTTCGGAGTATGTGAGCAAAGTAGTGGAAAATGTGAGAAGCAGCGGTTTTAGCTACAAGTTAACCCCGATGAGTACAATTGTAGAGACCAATACAATGGAGGAGGCTTTGCAAATTGTAAATGAATCTTACCAGATTCTCAAGCCCCATTCGGAGCGTATTTACCTATCGCTGACCATGGATATTAAGCACGAAACAGGAAGCCGAATGGAGCAAAAAATTCAATCGGTAGAATCAAAAATTGGTTTGGTAACAAAATAAAACGAACGATTAAACCCATATACTTATCAAAATCAAACGGGTATGAATTAATTTTTACACAGTATGTGCGTTCCATCATTCTTTGGCCTTAATAATATAATCTAATGAAGCGATACTTCCTTTTTATTGTTCTTCTCGCAGCATCAATATCAATGGCTTCCGCCCAAATGGAACTTGGTGTTCGGGGTGGCTTCTTAACCACCAACCGCAGTTTTAAGCCCGACAGGAAGTCGTCGAGTGTGGGCAATGCAAACAATTACGGCTTAGTCGTTACAAATTGGGGGGAAAAGTTTTGGGGTATTCAATGGGGTATTCAAGCTGAAGTAGCGCTCGCCGAACGTGGATACAAATATCTTCAAGGGGATACTGCTGACTATAAACTTACCCAACAAATGGTTGAAGTTCCGTTAATGGCTCAACTACACCTTACCTACCGCGCTGTTTCCTTGTTCCTAAACGCAGGCCCTTACTTTGGCTATGTGCTTAAGCAGACCGAGGAGTTAACCCGGGATGGCATAACCACATCAACCGATACCAAGTTTTTAAAGGGATACGACCGTCGCTTTCAGTATGGGCTAACCGGTGGACCAGGATTGAATGTACATTTTGGATCCATTGCGCTACAAGCCGAAGTTCGGTATTATATGGGCTTTGCACACCTTTATAATCCGGCCGTTGAAGGTGTACCTTCCGCATCGAAGGAGACGGGGCTAGGAATGTTTGTCGGACTAATGTATCGTTTCAAGTAGCCCTTCCAACGGAATACTTCGACCCAAGAAAAGCATCTTGGGTACAAAGAGCCATGAGAACAGCACAGCCATCAGCGGATTTAAACCTGAAGATGAGCGTAATGCACGCCCCAGATGGTGGATAAATTGTTTTCCCAGTTATAGACACTATCTTTAGTGATACTCAAAATTCCAACTGCCATGAAAATGTTTATAACTCTTTGCGCCATTTTGTGGATAGGCATTGGAAGTGGTTGTGGTCAGGAAACCTTTGTTCAGGAGGGAATTGCCTCTTACTACGGACACGAATTTCATGGAAGGCGCACCTCCAGCGGTGAACAATACTCCAAGCATAAACTCACAGGAGCCCATCCTACCCTTGCATTTGGTACCAAAGTTAAGGTTACCAACCTCGATAATGGCAAGAGCGTAGTTGTAAAAATAAACGACAGAGGGCCCTCTTCCAAAAAGCGAATTATCGATGTATCGTATGCCGCAGCCAAAAAGTTGGGGATGCTTGTCTCTGGAACGGCCAATGTAAGGATTGAGAGCATTCACTTATCATTTAACGAACGTAGCGATTCCACGGAAGAAGTCAAGGATGAAGGGCCATCCAAGGAACTAATTCAACTGGAGATGAGAACGGCAAAAGCCGAGGGGTGGGCAGTTCAAATAGGTAGTTTTAGCGAGATGGCCAACCTTATTCGGCTTGTTGAAATCATCAAGAAAACCTACAACAGACCCACATTAATGGATATATCCACCCATGGAGAAAAACCGATTTACCGGATACTGATAGGGCCCGAAAAAACAGAGGAGAGCGCAAAAGCGCTCCTCATTCTGGTAAAAAAAGATTATCCTGAAGCATTTATTGCTCCGCTACAACCATAGTTAATAGGCCGAGCCTTGGGTTCGGAAACTCCCCATTACAAAAACCTCTTTAGGATGTACAATCAGAACCGGTATCTTTGATTTATTGAGCATCTGTTGTGCGTAGCTGCCAAGAACAAAATTACTTATACTAACTGATTGTTCACTCATAATGCTGATTAGGTCTGCATTCACTTTTTGAGCGTAATCAAGAATTACGTCGGTAATATTATCGCCATGGAGGTATTCCTTCACTACCTTAATATTATTGGCATCCAAGAACTCATAAACCTGATTTGTATAGGCTTTTACCTTTGCCTCAATATCCTCGGCGCCCCAGGAGGTAACTCCAACAACGTGAACTTCGGCATCAAAGAGTTGAGCCAGCTCGGCGGTTAACGGAACCTTTTGTCTCGAATCGGCAGTTATATCAATAGGGAGAATTATCTTTTTTAATTGCTTGTGGAAGCGCCCATGTCTAATCGTAATAACAGGCCTATCGGTGGCCGTAACTATTCTGAATGCGTTGCTTCCAATAAAGAGTGCTTCAAAACCTGAGGCACCGTGCGTAGAGCAAACCAACATCGAGTCTTCAAACGCCTCGGCCTGCTCAACAATCTTCTTGTAAATCTTTCCTTTCTTGATGATATAGTTTAGTCGGCTGCCCTTGCCAATCTTGGGAGTGTACTCCAACACCAATTTTTCGAACTTTAACGTTGCATCATTCTTCTCTTCCACAAGGCTGAAGCGTGCATGGTCTTGAACTTTGTCCTGAACAAAAACCATTTGAATGTGACAATCCATTTTCTTAGAAAGAAATACCGCCATCTTCAGACCATTCAAAGAATCCTTAGAAAAATCGATAGGGACAATTATATGCTTCATATCCTAAGTTTTAACAAATCAGTGAAAAGACACACAAGAAAAACAATCACAAGTTAAGTATTTTTCATATTGGTTGTGCTTATTGGTGAAATCTATTACCAAGGAGTCATCCAAGAATAGTTATTTCATGTGATAGTTGAATCAGCCATCCATTCCTATGGCTGTTGTTTCAATAAAAAGTTATATTTATACGGTAAAGCGAAAGCTGTCTATACGCAAAAGAAAAATTGCTTATGTCGGTAAG from Williamwhitmania taraxaci harbors:
- a CDS encoding thiamine-binding protein, whose amino-acid sequence is MSVMVSFAIFPTDKGISVSEYVSKVVENVRSSGFSYKLTPMSTIVETNTMEEALQIVNESYQILKPHSERIYLSLTMDIKHETGSRMEQKIQSVESKIGLVTK
- a CDS encoding porin family protein — its product is MKRYFLFIVLLAASISMASAQMELGVRGGFLTTNRSFKPDRKSSSVGNANNYGLVVTNWGEKFWGIQWGIQAEVALAERGYKYLQGDTADYKLTQQMVEVPLMAQLHLTYRAVSLFLNAGPYFGYVLKQTEELTRDGITTSTDTKFLKGYDRRFQYGLTGGPGLNVHFGSIALQAEVRYYMGFAHLYNPAVEGVPSASKETGLGMFVGLMYRFK
- a CDS encoding sensor histidine kinase, with the translated sequence MKSTTPKEIATLIALFTSIVTGLILVVTFDFDRKNFYLTVILSCLALFLLTYIFCLFFLSRFIFEKIKPIYRTIHSLNVSDEKIKENIEYGNIVEVVSREVDTWVKGKTLEISHLKDLEKYRKEFLGNVSHELKTPIFNIQGYVLTLLDGALEDPKINRKYLERTEKSINRLISIVEDLEEISMLEAGVLKLAKERFNLVFLVEEVFEAQEIRARDKKIKLRFDTSYDKPIWVKADKQKIYQVITNLVVNSINYGKESGKTTITFIDLMDRVLVEVSDNGMGIPTKEIPRVFERFYRVDKSRSRDQGGTGLGLAIVKHIIEAHEQSINVRSSVNEGTTFGFTLKRVV
- a CDS encoding septal ring lytic transglycosylase RlpA family protein; translated protein: MKMFITLCAILWIGIGSGCGQETFVQEGIASYYGHEFHGRRTSSGEQYSKHKLTGAHPTLAFGTKVKVTNLDNGKSVVVKINDRGPSSKKRIIDVSYAAAKKLGMLVSGTANVRIESIHLSFNERSDSTEEVKDEGPSKELIQLEMRTAKAEGWAVQIGSFSEMANLIRLVEIIKKTYNRPTLMDISTHGEKPIYRILIGPEKTEESAKALLILVKKDYPEAFIAPLQP
- a CDS encoding DNA recombination protein RmuC, which translates into the protein MILEIAIAVLVAAVLAVQLLILSRQKSPTDTAQLDAILYEQTRFEQILREEFARSREEQQRTSRETREEQSLALRNFEKKTEESFTAFREQLRLMGNDTREGLTTSLKSFEERFAQSVKEFNELQRQKFNELVGKQTELNTTTELRLEKVRETVEVRLKVMQDENAKKLEEMRATVDEKLQTTLEKRLGESFKQVSDRLEQVHKGLGEMQTLATGVGDLKRVLSNVKTRGILGEIQLGNILEQIMAPEQFDRNVATKNGSRDVVEFAVKLPGKDVGGKEVYMPIDSKFPLDVYNQLQNAYDSGSAEAVATAIKELERSIKNNAKDIRDKYLDPPYTTDFAVMFLPIEGLYAEVIRNTSLMEVLQREYRVVITGPTTLAAILNSLQMGFRTLAIEKRSSEVWQILGAVKTEFSRFGDVLKKAQEKITKANEDIDQLVGTRTRAIERKLRNVQELPITQASAILPGVVDEDEIEG
- the lgt gene encoding prolipoprotein diacylglyceryl transferase translates to MLGFINWDVNPVIFEIGPLAIRYYGLLFAFAFYAAYLIFLRIFKQEKISLEVLDSLTFYMIIGVVVGARLGHILFYEPAYYFSHPLEILKVWHGGLASHGASIGILIALYMFSRKHKRSYLWVLDRIAIVVPLSGAFIRLGNLMNSEIYGGVTEMPWGFIFVRDGGTVPMHPTQLYEAICYLAIFGLLWWMYNTGRKINVPGYFIGLMVTLLFTSRFLVEFVKNVQVDFESTMYLNMGQLLSIPFIVGGLLTMWWSVKHAKA
- a CDS encoding DUF202 domain-containing protein, producing the protein METEKPILTLNDKLALDRTNLANERTFLAYFRSAVVFLSSGVVILKMSIFEDITSLGIVLLTLSPLVLGYGLFRFVKIRRRIATYYQK
- a CDS encoding TrmH family RNA methyltransferase; translated protein: MEKKITSLQNPEVKRVVALTEKTRDRKEQNCFVIEGTREISLAQQSRYVFEKIFVCPEIYKPETDYPVNLNGCEQIEVTVDVFNKMAYRANDGGLIAVVEQKMLSITELSLKDNPLILVLESLEKPGNLGAILRTCDAAQVDAVLICDAKTDIYNPNAIRSGVGCLFTNQIAVCTSDEAIAWLTQNSFSIFTTDLAATHYYHQVDYTTASAIVMGSEAWGVSEKWKTAATAKIKIPMGGKIDSMNVSNSAAILIYEAMRQRDFR
- a CDS encoding Ig-like domain-containing domain; amino-acid sequence: MRKFPLIVLASCAILFSMPRCASIGTISGGDKDSIPPVLISSTPQMYQTGFTDKEIKLTFDEYVVLKDPAKQFFISPPLKTKAFPMPKGKSVVIKLEDQLDAKTTYTVGFGNSVVDNNEGNPIQNLQLVFSTGSKLDTLAVDGFLFDAHTLKVPEGVKVFIYKDKIDSLPYIANPNYYTYADKNGYFRVPNVPAGEYKLVAVSDKNDNLRYDQNAEQVGYISTPISARAKQPVDSVTKSTSDGKLPILRMFTEDPINLTLLDATRPKSDLVKLVFSKKNPELPKLVFSTMEKDPFVIEHSRNNDTVLFWITNANLIKSDTLKALLTYLYTGEKRVLEYKTKGLELAFESHKEQKDKNKEPKRLPGFNPTFIGVELGVVPTIGVDLTFPNPPTTTDPSRITLSAKTEKDSLAQAFTIENTTLPRSLRLNVDWKENTKYFYTILPGAFVSASGIENDTIIGTINVALKENFGTIILKATGIESPVILQFISDKGILFSELSLKSDANVILDYIPEGSYKLKILFDENDNQHWDGGDLIKGIQPEMVKYYRSTDEKEIFVVKKNWENEIPLDLKKILNN
- a CDS encoding riboflavin synthase; its protein translation is MFSGIVEEAAPVIKLEHDKDNLHITMECSFTNNLKIDQSIAHNGVCLTVVKKEKTQYTVTAIKETLLKTNLGLLSIGDKVNLERSMKIDSLLDGHLVQGHVDQTAVCALVEEVNGSWYYTFEYDPTLEGNITVEKGSITVNGVSLTVVNSQDKSFQVAIIPYTYEHTNFHQFVVGSVVNLEFDIVGKYITKLMKQYMGK